Proteins encoded together in one Staphylococcus aureus window:
- a CDS encoding DUF2294 domain-containing protein: protein MKRTKGEIEAEISKAITQWEKDFLGRGSLSVKSDILRDMVIISLQGILTPAEYRVCSTNEGLLNIKRTRSELVESGEQDLNDIIFKITGIKVMSFHSDLSTVTGERIIVFKLEDNLEKHI, encoded by the coding sequence ATGAAAAGAACGAAAGGTGAAATCGAAGCTGAAATCAGTAAAGCCATTACGCAATGGGAAAAAGATTTCCTTGGCAGAGGTTCCTTGTCAGTTAAATCAGACATTTTAAGAGATATGGTGATTATTAGTTTACAAGGTATCTTAACGCCAGCTGAATATCGTGTATGTAGTACGAATGAAGGATTATTAAATATTAAACGAACACGTTCTGAATTAGTTGAATCCGGTGAGCAAGATTTGAATGATATCATTTTTAAAATTACAGGTATCAAAGTGATGAGCTTCCATAGTGATTTAAGTACAGTTACAGGTGAACGTATTATCGTATTCAAACTTGAGGATAATTTGGAAAAGCATATTTAA
- a CDS encoding phosphatase PAP2 family protein has protein sequence MIDKKLTSPKMTVPLFLIVLIVFIGMFYSVVTNQEWLKNIDMGSLTWFTDYFGEPQRQYVNNLFNYYMTFSAEIGDVKGVVLISIIVTIILFIKQRHLAVWFVTYLVSGVIMNKLIKDTVLRPRPYNHLAVDTGFSFPSGHSNASTLLYFALMIIIISLAAKTITKVLSALVMGILWLSILFCRLYFHAHYFSDVIGGTSLAIIWVALFLMVYPYFINHRRQRV, from the coding sequence ATGATAGATAAAAAATTAACATCACCGAAAATGACAGTGCCTTTATTTTTAATCGTGCTGATTGTATTTATAGGTATGTTTTACAGTGTAGTGACAAATCAAGAATGGCTTAAAAATATAGATATGGGATCATTAACATGGTTTACAGATTATTTCGGTGAGCCACAACGTCAGTATGTTAACAATTTGTTTAATTACTATATGACGTTTAGTGCGGAAATTGGAGATGTCAAAGGTGTCGTGTTGATTTCCATTATCGTCACAATCATACTGTTTATTAAACAGAGGCATTTAGCGGTTTGGTTTGTGACATATTTGGTTTCAGGTGTCATCATGAACAAATTAATTAAAGATACTGTATTACGTCCAAGACCATATAATCATTTAGCCGTTGATACAGGCTTTTCATTTCCGAGTGGACATTCCAACGCCAGCACATTATTATATTTCGCCTTAATGATCATTATTATTTCACTTGCTGCTAAGACAATAACAAAAGTGTTGAGTGCGTTGGTTATGGGAATATTATGGCTTAGCATATTATTTTGTCGCCTTTATTTTCATGCACATTACTTTTCAGATGTCATTGGCGGCACGTCACTAGCAATCATTTGGGTAGCGTTATTCTTAATGGTATACCCATACTTTATTAATCATCGACGACAACGCGTTTAG
- a CDS encoding carboxylesterase, with protein sequence MRIKTPSPSYLKGTNGHAILLLHSFTGTNRDVKHLAAELNDQGFSCYAPNYPGHGLLLKDFMTYNVDDWWEEVEKAYQFLVNEGYESISATGVSLGGLMTLKLAQHYPLKRIAVMSAPKEKSDDGLIEHLVYYSQRMSNILNLDQQASSAQLAAIDDYEGEITKFQHFIDDIMTNLNVIKMPANILFGGKDAPSYETSAHFIYEHLGSVDKELNGLKDSHHLMTHGEGRDILEENVIRFFNALT encoded by the coding sequence ATGAGAATTAAAACACCGAGTCCATCGTATTTAAAAGGCACAAATGGACATGCGATATTATTATTACATTCATTTACAGGTACAAATCGGGATGTGAAGCATCTTGCAGCTGAGTTAAATGACCAAGGATTTAGTTGTTATGCACCGAATTATCCAGGTCATGGTTTATTGTTGAAAGATTTCATGACATATAATGTAGATGATTGGTGGGAAGAAGTTGAGAAAGCTTACCAATTTTTAGTCAATGAAGGTTATGAATCTATCAGTGCAACGGGTGTGTCTTTAGGTGGATTAATGACATTAAAATTGGCGCAACACTATCCTTTGAAACGTATCGCTGTCATGTCAGCACCAAAGGAAAAGAGTGACGATGGCTTAATAGAACATTTAGTTTATTATAGTCAACGCATGTCGAATATTTTAAATTTAGATCAGCAAGCATCGAGTGCGCAATTAGCAGCAATTGATGATTATGAAGGTGAAATTACGAAGTTTCAACATTTTATTGATGATATCATGACAAATTTAAATGTTATTAAAATGCCAGCTAATATATTATTTGGTGGTAAAGATGCGCCATCCTATGAAACAAGTGCACATTTTATTTATGAACATTTAGGATCAGTAGACAAAGAATTAAATGGTCTGAAGGATTCGCATCATTTAATGACGCATGGAGAAGGCAGAGATATTTTAGAAGAAAATGTTATTCGCTTTTTCAATGCTTTAACATAA
- a CDS encoding sodium-dependent transporter encodes MKRQQSQWKSSTGFILASAGSAIGLGAMWKFPYMAGIYGGGAFLAMFLIFTIFVGLPLLIMEFTVGKMGRTYTTQIYSKLTGKKWLNIIGWNGNLAVFILFGFYSVIGGWIVIYIGQVLWQLVIFQRINHLQEMNFEAVISNPWLTVLGQGIFIFATMIIVMLGVEKGLEKASKVMMPLLFVFLIVIVIKSLTLDGALEGVKFILQPRVSEITADGILFALGQSFFTLSLGTTGMITYASYASKDMTIKSSAISIVVMNIFVSVLAGLAIFPALHSFGYEPQEGPGLLFKVLPMVFSQMHLGTLFYLGFLVLFLFAALTSSISLLELNVSNFTKNDNTKRKKVAVIGSILVFIISIPATLSFGILKDVRFGAGTIFDNMDFIVSNVLMPLGALGTTLVVGQLLDKKLLQQYFGKDRFRLFSGWYYLIKYAMPVVIILVFIVQLFS; translated from the coding sequence ATGAAAAGACAACAATCACAATGGAAGTCATCAACTGGATTTATTTTAGCTAGTGCGGGTTCTGCAATCGGTCTTGGTGCCATGTGGAAATTCCCATATATGGCAGGGATTTATGGCGGCGGTGCCTTTCTAGCTATGTTCTTAATATTCACCATTTTTGTTGGGTTGCCATTACTCATTATGGAATTCACTGTTGGGAAAATGGGACGGACATATACAACACAAATATATAGTAAATTAACTGGTAAAAAATGGCTCAATATCATTGGCTGGAACGGTAATTTGGCAGTGTTTATTTTATTTGGCTTCTATAGTGTTATCGGTGGTTGGATTGTCATTTACATCGGACAAGTATTATGGCAATTAGTTATATTTCAACGCATCAATCATCTCCAAGAAATGAATTTTGAAGCGGTAATATCAAATCCTTGGTTAACCGTTCTAGGGCAAGGTATATTCATATTCGCTACGATGATTATTGTCATGTTAGGTGTTGAAAAAGGATTAGAAAAGGCATCGAAAGTTATGATGCCATTGCTGTTTGTCTTTTTAATCGTCATTGTGATTAAGTCTTTAACATTAGATGGCGCCTTAGAAGGTGTGAAATTTATTTTACAACCAAGAGTATCAGAGATTACTGCTGATGGCATCTTGTTTGCGCTAGGTCAATCATTCTTTACGTTATCATTAGGAACTACAGGTATGATTACTTATGCGAGTTATGCCTCTAAAGACATGACGATTAAGTCATCAGCTATTTCTATCGTTGTTATGAATATCTTTGTATCTGTATTGGCAGGTCTAGCTATATTTCCGGCTTTACATAGTTTTGGCTATGAACCACAAGAAGGGCCTGGATTATTATTTAAAGTACTGCCAATGGTCTTTAGTCAAATGCATCTAGGCACATTATTCTATTTGGGATTCTTAGTGCTGTTCTTATTTGCGGCTTTAACGTCATCTATTTCTTTATTAGAATTAAATGTTTCTAACTTCACGAAGAATGACAATACAAAACGTAAAAAAGTCGCAGTGATCGGTAGTATTTTAGTATTTATCATTAGTATTCCAGCAACCTTATCTTTTGGTATCTTAAAAGATGTAAGATTCGGTGCGGGAACGATTTTTGATAATATGGATTTCATCGTTTCGAATGTATTGATGCCATTAGGCGCATTAGGTACTACGCTTGTCGTAGGACAATTATTAGATAAAAAATTATTACAACAATATTTTGGTAAAGATCGATTTAGATTATTCAGTGGTTGGTATTACTTAATTAAGTATGCGATGCCTGTCGTTATTATTTTAGTCTTTATCGTGCAATTATTTAGTTAA
- a CDS encoding PLP-dependent cysteine synthase family protein, producing MITYDLIGNTPLVLLEHYSDDKVKIYAKLEQWNPGGSVKDRLGKYLVEKAIQEGRVRAGQTIVEATAGNTGIGLAIAANRHHLKCKIFAPYGFSEEKINIMIALGAEVSRTSQSEGMHGAQLAARSYAEKYGAVYMNQFESEHNPDTYFHTLGPELTSALQQIDYFVAGIGSGGTFTGTARYLKQHHVQCYAVEPEGSVLNGGPAHAHDTEGIGSEKWPIFLERRLVDGIFTIKDQDAFRNVKSLAINEGLLVGSSSGAALQGALNLKAQLSEGTIVVVFPDGSDRYMSKQIFNYEENNNEQEN from the coding sequence ATGATTACTTATGATTTAATTGGCAATACACCATTAGTACTGTTAGAACATTATAGTGATGATAAAGTTAAAATTTATGCCAAGCTTGAACAATGGAATCCTGGAGGCAGTGTTAAAGACAGACTCGGGAAATATTTAGTAGAGAAGGCAATTCAAGAAGGGCGTGTGCGTGCAGGTCAAACTATTGTTGAAGCGACTGCTGGTAATACAGGCATAGGGTTAGCTATTGCAGCGAATAGACATCATTTGAAATGTAAGATCTTTGCGCCGTATGGTTTTTCAGAAGAAAAGATTAATATTATGATAGCGCTTGGTGCAGAAGTTTCAAGGACGAGTCAGTCTGAAGGTATGCATGGGGCACAATTAGCTGCACGTTCCTATGCTGAAAAATATGGTGCCGTTTATATGAATCAATTTGAATCCGAACATAATCCGGATACATATTTTCATACATTGGGACCCGAATTGACTTCAGCATTACAGCAAATTGATTATTTTGTGGCTGGTATTGGCTCTGGCGGTACATTTACAGGTACCGCACGTTATTTAAAGCAACATCACGTGCAATGTTATGCCGTTGAGCCAGAAGGGTCCGTGTTAAATGGAGGGCCAGCTCATGCACATGACACTGAAGGTATCGGTTCTGAGAAATGGCCGATATTTTTAGAGAGACGTCTTGTAGATGGGATATTTACGATTAAAGATCAAGATGCCTTTCGAAATGTCAAAAGTTTGGCTATAAATGAAGGGTTGTTAGTAGGCAGTTCTTCAGGTGCAGCATTACAAGGTGCATTGAATTTAAAAGCGCAATTATCTGAAGGTACGATTGTTGTCGTATTTCCAGATGGTAGTGATCGATATATGTCTAAGCAAATATTTAATTATGAGGAGAATAATAATGAACAAGAAAACTAA
- a CDS encoding bifunctional cystathionine gamma-lyase/homocysteine desulfhydrase, with amino-acid sequence MNKKTKLIHGGHTTDDYTGAVTTPIYQTSTYLQDDIGDLRQGYEYSRTANPTRSSVESVIATLENGKHGFAFSSGVAAISAVVMLLDKGDHIILNSDVYGGTYRALTKVFTRFGIEVDFVDTTHTDSIVQAIRPTTKMLFIETPSNPLLRVTDIKKSAEIAKEHGLISVVDNTFMTPYYQNPLDLGIDIVLHSATKYLGGHSDVVAGLVATSDDKLAERLAFISNSTGGILGPQDSYLLVRGIKTLGLRMEQINRSVIEIIKMLQAHPAVQQVFHPSIESHLNHDVHMAQADGHTGVIAFEVKNTESAKQLIKATSYYTLAESLGAVESLISVPALMTHASIPADIRAKEGITDGLVRISVGIEDTEDLVDDLKQALDTL; translated from the coding sequence ATGAACAAGAAAACTAAATTAATTCATGGTGGGCACACAACAGACGATTATACAGGTGCCGTTACAACACCAATTTATCAAACAAGTACATATTTACAAGATGATATTGGTGATTTACGTCAAGGATATGAATATTCTCGTACTGCGAATCCAACAAGAAGTTCTGTAGAAAGCGTTATTGCGACATTAGAAAATGGCAAACATGGCTTTGCATTTAGTTCAGGTGTTGCAGCAATCAGTGCAGTTGTTATGCTGTTGGACAAAGGAGATCATATTATTTTAAATTCAGATGTATACGGCGGTACTTATCGCGCATTGACAAAAGTATTTACACGATTTGGCATTGAAGTGGATTTTGTAGATACAACGCATACAGATTCAATTGTACAAGCGATACGCCCAACAACAAAGATGTTGTTTATTGAAACACCTTCTAATCCATTATTACGTGTTACTGACATTAAAAAGTCTGCTGAAATTGCGAAAGAACACGGTTTGATTTCAGTTGTTGATAACACATTTATGACACCTTATTATCAGAATCCATTAGATTTAGGTATCGATATTGTCTTACATTCTGCAACGAAATATTTAGGTGGACATAGTGATGTCGTTGCTGGTTTAGTTGCAACATCGGATGACAAGCTTGCAGAACGTTTAGCATTTATTTCAAATTCAACAGGTGGCATTTTAGGACCTCAAGATAGCTATTTACTTGTGAGGGGTATTAAAACATTAGGTTTACGTATGGAACAAATTAATCGCAGCGTTATTGAAATTATTAAAATGTTACAAGCACATCCAGCTGTGCAACAAGTGTTCCATCCAAGTATTGAAAGTCATTTAAATCATGATGTCCATATGGCTCAAGCGGATGGCCATACAGGTGTGATTGCATTTGAAGTGAAAAATACAGAAAGTGCCAAACAATTGATTAAAGCAACATCGTATTACACATTAGCTGAAAGTTTAGGTGCAGTGGAAAGTTTAATTTCAGTACCTGCATTGATGACACATGCATCCATTCCAGCAGATATTCGAGCTAAAGAAGGTATTACAGACGGACTTGTAAGAATTTCTGTAGGTATTGAAGATACTGAAGATTTAGTCGATGATTTAAAACAAGCACTAGATACTTTATAA
- a CDS encoding methionine ABC transporter ATP-binding protein, giving the protein MIEFRQVSKTFNKKKQKIDALKDVSFTVNRNDIFGVIGYSGAGKSTLVRLVNHLEAASNGQVIVDGHDITNYSDKMMRDIKKDIGMIFQHFNLLNSATVFKNVAMPLILSKKSKTEIKQRVTEMLEFVGLSDKKDQFPDELSGGQKQRVAIARALVTNPKILLCDEATSALDPATTASILTLLKNVNQTFGITIMMITHEMRVIKDICNRVAVMEKGKVVETGTVKEVFSHPKTTIAQNFVSTVIQTEPSTSLIRRLNDEQVGDFKDYKIFVEETQVTQPIINDLIQICGREVKILFSSMSEIQGNTVCYMWLRFNMDQQFEDTAINQYFKEKNIQFEEVH; this is encoded by the coding sequence ATGATTGAGTTTCGACAGGTAAGTAAGACCTTTAATAAAAAGAAGCAAAAAATAGATGCTTTGAAGGACGTATCATTTACGGTCAATCGCAATGATATTTTTGGTGTGATTGGATATAGTGGTGCAGGAAAAAGTACGTTGGTAAGACTCGTGAATCATCTTGAAGCTGCCTCGAATGGACAAGTGATTGTAGATGGACATGATATTACGAATTATAGCGATAAAATGATGAGGGATATTAAGAAAGATATCGGTATGATATTTCAGCATTTCAATTTATTAAATTCAGCTACCGTATTTAAAAATGTAGCAATGCCACTCATTTTAAGTAAGAAAAGCAAAACAGAAATTAAGCAACGAGTAACGGAAATGCTTGAATTTGTAGGATTGAGTGATAAAAAAGACCAATTTCCTGATGAATTATCTGGTGGGCAGAAGCAAAGGGTGGCTATTGCAAGAGCGCTTGTTACTAATCCGAAAATACTCCTATGCGATGAAGCAACAAGCGCATTGGATCCAGCAACGACTGCTTCGATATTGACGTTATTAAAGAATGTCAATCAAACCTTTGGCATTACAATTATGATGATTACACATGAAATGCGCGTTATTAAAGACATTTGTAATCGTGTTGCTGTAATGGAAAAGGGGAAAGTGGTTGAAACAGGAACTGTTAAAGAGGTGTTTAGTCATCCTAAAACGACGATTGCTCAAAATTTTGTGTCTACAGTTATACAGACTGAGCCAAGTACATCATTGATTCGTCGATTGAATGACGAACAAGTTGGCGATTTTAAAGATTATAAAATCTTCGTCGAGGAAACTCAGGTGACACAACCGATTATAAATGACTTGATTCAAATTTGTGGCAGAGAGGTTAAAATTTTATTTTCATCTATGTCAGAAATACAAGGTAACACCGTATGTTATATGTGGCTTCGATTTAATATGGATCAACAATTTGAAGACACGGCAATAAATCAATATTTCAAAGAGAAAAATATTCAATTTGAGGAGGTGCATTAA
- a CDS encoding methionine ABC transporter permease, with the protein MFGSDLDSAQLLQALYETLYMVSIALFLGAVIGIPLGVLLVITRKQGIWPNIVIHQVLNPLINILRSLPFIILLIAIVPFTKLVVGTSIGTTAAIVPLTVYVAPYIARLVENSLLEVDEGIIEAAKAMGASPLQIIRYFLIPEALGSLVLAITTAIIGLIGSTAMAGAVGGGGIGDLALVYGYQRFDTTVIIITVIVLVIIVQVIQTLGNVLARFIRRH; encoded by the coding sequence ATGTTTGGTTCTGATTTAGACAGTGCACAGTTATTACAAGCATTGTACGAAACGCTATATATGGTATCTATTGCTTTATTTTTAGGAGCAGTGATTGGTATTCCATTAGGTGTCTTATTGGTAATTACTCGAAAACAAGGCATATGGCCCAATATAGTGATACATCAAGTTTTAAATCCTTTAATCAATATTTTAAGGTCACTACCATTTATTATTTTGTTAATTGCGATTGTGCCATTCACAAAATTAGTAGTAGGTACTTCAATTGGTACGACTGCTGCCATCGTGCCTTTAACAGTATATGTGGCACCTTACATTGCAAGACTTGTTGAAAACTCATTATTGGAAGTAGACGAGGGGATTATTGAAGCGGCGAAAGCGATGGGCGCTTCACCACTACAAATCATTAGATATTTTTTAATTCCTGAAGCTTTAGGTTCGTTAGTATTAGCAATTACCACTGCGATTATTGGACTTATTGGAAGTACGGCGATGGCAGGAGCTGTTGGCGGTGGTGGTATAGGAGACTTAGCTTTAGTGTATGGTTATCAAAGATTTGATACGACGGTCATTATTATTACCGTTATTGTATTAGTCATTATTGTCCAAGTGATTCAAACGCTAGGGAATGTTCTAGCTAGATTCATACGTAGACATTAA
- the gmpC gene encoding dipeptide ABC transporter glycylmethionine-binding lipoprotein codes for MKRLIGLVIVALVLLAACGGNNDKKVTIGVASNDTKAWEKVKELAKKDDIDVEIKHFSDYNLPNKALNDGDIDMNAFQHFAFLDQYKKAHKGTKISALSTTVLAPLGIYSDKIKDVKKVKDGAKVVIPNDVSNQARALKLLEAAGLIKLKKDFGLAGTVKDITSNPKHLKITAVDAQQTARALSDVDIAVINNGVATKAGKDPKNDPIFLEKSNSDAVKPYINIVAVNDKDLDNKTYAKIVELYHSKEAQKALQEDVKDGEKPVNLSKDEIKAIETSLAK; via the coding sequence ATGAAAAGATTGATTGGGTTAGTTATCGTAGCACTTGTATTATTAGCAGCGTGTGGTGGTAACAATGATAAAAAAGTAACAATTGGTGTCGCATCAAATGACACTAAGGCTTGGGAGAAGGTTAAAGAATTAGCTAAAAAAGATGATATTGATGTGGAGATTAAGCACTTCTCAGATTACAATTTACCGAATAAAGCATTAAATGATGGTGATATTGATATGAATGCATTCCAACATTTTGCATTTTTAGATCAATATAAAAAGGCGCATAAAGGAACAAAGATTTCAGCATTAAGTACAACAGTTTTAGCACCGTTGGGCATTTACTCAGATAAAATTAAAGATGTCAAAAAGGTTAAAGATGGTGCTAAAGTTGTCATTCCAAATGATGTGTCAAACCAAGCACGTGCACTTAAACTATTAGAAGCAGCTGGTTTAATAAAACTGAAAAAAGATTTCGGATTAGCAGGCACGGTGAAAGATATAACGTCAAATCCAAAACATTTAAAAATTACTGCAGTAGATGCACAACAAACTGCACGTGCTTTATCTGATGTCGATATTGCAGTTATTAATAACGGTGTAGCAACTAAAGCGGGTAAAGATCCTAAAAATGATCCGATATTTTTAGAAAAATCAAATTCAGATGCAGTAAAGCCATATATTAATATTGTTGCAGTTAATGACAAAGACTTGGATAACAAAACATATGCTAAAATCGTAGAATTGTATCATTCAAAAGAAGCTCAAAAAGCGTTGCAGGAAGATGTCAAAGATGGAGAGAAACCTGTTAATTTATCTAAAGATGAGATTAAGGCAATAGAAACGTCATTAGCAAAATAA
- the aaa gene encoding autolysin/adhesin Aaa, translating into MQKKVIAAIIGTSAISAVAATQANAATTHTVKPGESVWAISNKYGISIAKLKSLNNLTSNLIFPNQVLKVSGSSNSTSNSSRPSTNSGGGSYYTVQAGDSLSLIASKYGTTYQNIMRLNGLNNFFIYPGQKLKVSGTASSSNAASNSSRPSTNSGGGSYYTVQAGDSLSLIASKYGTTYQKIMSLNGLNNFFIYPGQKLKVTGNASTNSGSATTTNRGYNTPVFSHQNLYTWGQCTYHVFNRRAEIGKGISTYWWNANNWDNAAAADGYTIDNRPTVGSIAQTDVGYYGHVMFVERVNNDGSILVSEMNYSAAPGILTYRTVPAYQVNNYRYIH; encoded by the coding sequence GTGCAAAAAAAAGTAATTGCAGCTATTATTGGGACAAGCGCGATTAGCGCTGTTGCGGCAACTCAAGCAAATGCGGCTACAACTCACACAGTAAAACCGGGTGAATCAGTGTGGGCAATTTCAAATAAGTATGGGATTTCGATTGCTAAATTAAAGTCATTAAACAATTTAACATCTAATCTAATTTTCCCAAACCAAGTACTAAAAGTATCTGGCTCAAGTAATTCTACGAGTAATAGTAGCCGTCCATCAACGAACTCAGGTGGCGGATCATACTACACAGTACAAGCAGGCGACTCATTATCATTAATCGCATCAAAATATGGTACAACTTACCAAAACATTATGCGACTTAATGGTTTAAATAATTTCTTTATTTATCCAGGTCAAAAATTAAAAGTATCAGGTACTGCTAGCTCAAGTAACGCTGCGAGCAATAGTAGCCGTCCATCAACGAACTCAGGTGGCGGATCATACTATACAGTACAAGCAGGTGACTCATTGTCATTAATTGCATCAAAATATGGTACAACTTATCAAAAAATTATGAGCTTAAATGGCTTAAATAATTTCTTTATATATCCGGGTCAAAAATTGAAAGTAACTGGTAATGCATCTACGAACTCAGGATCTGCAACAACGACAAATAGAGGTTACAATACACCAGTATTCAGTCACCAAAACTTATATACATGGGGTCAATGTACATATCATGTATTTAATCGTCGTGCTGAAATTGGTAAAGGTATTAGTACTTATTGGTGGAATGCTAATAACTGGGATAACGCAGCGGCAGCAGATGGTTACACTATCGACAATAGACCTACTGTAGGTTCTATCGCTCAAACAGATGTAGGTTACTATGGTCATGTTATGTTTGTAGAACGTGTAAATAACGATGGTAGTATTTTAGTTTCAGAAATGAACTATTCAGCTGCACCAGGTATTTTAACTTACAGAACGGTACCAGCTTACCAAGTAAATAATTATAGATATATTCACTAA
- a CDS encoding NUDIX domain-containing protein, which yields MIKCVCLVEETADKILLVQVRNREKYYFPGGKIEEGESQVHALLREVKEELNLTLTMDEIEYVGTIVGPAYPQQDMLTELNGFRALTKIDWENVTINNEITDIRWIDKDNDALIAPAVKVWIETYGGKHDK from the coding sequence ATGATTAAATGTGTCTGTTTAGTTGAAGAAACAGCTGATAAAATATTGCTTGTTCAAGTAAGGAATCGCGAAAAGTATTATTTCCCGGGTGGTAAAATAGAAGAAGGGGAATCACAAGTACACGCGCTGTTAAGAGAAGTAAAAGAAGAATTAAATTTAACATTAACAATGGATGAAATTGAATATGTCGGGACAATTGTAGGTCCTGCATATCCACAACAGGATATGTTAACTGAGTTAAATGGATTTCGCGCATTAACCAAAATCGATTGGGAAAACGTAACTATCAATAATGAAATTACGGATATACGCTGGATTGATAAAGATAATGATGCGTTGATTGCGCCTGCTGTCAAAGTTTGGATTGAAACTTATGGTGGTAAACATGACAAATAA
- a CDS encoding N-acetyltransferase — MTNNDTIMLRHYVPQDYSMLEAFQLSESDLKFVKTPEENITAAMSDNERYPIVVMDGRQCVAFFTLHRGKGVAPFSDNQDAVFFRSFSVDQRYRNRGIGKVVMEKLASFITSTFQDINEIVLTVNTDNPHAMALYRQQGYQYMGDSMFVGRPVHIMALTIK; from the coding sequence ATGACAAATAATGACACCATCATGTTACGACATTATGTCCCACAAGATTATTCGATGTTAGAAGCTTTTCAATTAAGTGAAAGTGATTTGAAGTTTGTTAAAACGCCAGAGGAAAATATTACAGCTGCAATGTCTGATAATGAAAGGTATCCCATCGTTGTAATGGATGGCAGGCAATGTGTGGCCTTTTTTACATTACATCGTGGAAAAGGGGTCGCACCATTTAGCGATAACCAAGATGCAGTATTTTTCAGGTCATTTAGTGTTGATCAACGTTATCGTAATAGAGGAATAGGTAAAGTGGTAATGGAAAAATTGGCGTCATTTATCACTTCAACATTTCAGGATATTAATGAGATTGTGTTAACGGTTAATACTGACAATCCACATGCCATGGCACTTTATCGCCAACAAGGATATCAATATATGGGAGATAGTATGTTCGTCGGAAGACCTGTTCATATTATGGCGTTAACTATAAAATAA
- a CDS encoding YibE/F family protein translates to MNAVFILALLLLFLMIIFGGKKGFISYLTLFLNFAILIISIVLIIFGVPIYVVTFFFCIIIGACNLFVLNSYNVKTQAAFISTIVTTILLITLIYLSVYFGHLQGFSTEQQDETYVYSMNIGIDMVQFMVFTIILAVIAAVIDLTITISSPIYELHQVNPTLTQYELFQSGMRVGREILATSANTIYLAFFGGQLALFIWFFKLKYSFGHIINSKIFAQEFISIILGGIAVAISIPITAWITAFLIKRPSRQRKNDESIN, encoded by the coding sequence ATGAATGCTGTATTTATATTGGCGTTATTGCTCCTCTTTCTGATGATAATTTTCGGAGGTAAAAAGGGATTCATCTCTTATTTAACCCTATTTTTAAATTTCGCTATTTTAATTATTAGTATTGTATTGATTATTTTTGGCGTACCGATTTATGTCGTCACATTCTTTTTCTGCATTATTATTGGCGCTTGTAATTTATTCGTACTCAATAGTTACAATGTTAAAACACAAGCTGCATTTATCAGCACTATCGTTACAACAATATTGTTGATTACACTCATTTATTTATCGGTCTACTTCGGTCATCTACAAGGCTTTTCAACCGAACAACAAGATGAAACATATGTGTATTCAATGAATATTGGCATTGATATGGTTCAATTTATGGTGTTCACTATTATTCTTGCTGTTATTGCAGCTGTGATAGATTTAACAATTACCATTAGTTCACCCATTTATGAATTGCATCAAGTGAATCCAACGCTTACGCAATACGAATTATTCCAATCTGGCATGCGTGTTGGTAGAGAAATTTTAGCGACATCTGCGAACACGATTTACCTTGCCTTTTTTGGTGGCCAACTTGCTTTATTTATTTGGTTTTTCAAACTTAAATATTCATTTGGTCATATTATAAACTCGAAAATATTTGCCCAAGAATTTATTTCTATTATTTTAGGCGGTATTGCCGTTGCAATCAGTATTCCGATTACGGCTTGGATTACGGCATTTTTAATAAAAAGACCATCTCGACAGCGCAAAAATGATGAGTCTATCAATTAA